From the genome of Nicotiana sylvestris chromosome 2, ASM39365v2, whole genome shotgun sequence, one region includes:
- the LOC104220365 gene encoding proteasome subunit alpha type-4 has protein sequence MSRRYDSRTTIFSPEGRLYQVEYAMEAIGNAGSAIGILSKDGVVLVGEKKVTSKLLQTSTSSEKMYKIDDHVACAVAGIMSDANILINTARVQAQRYTFAYQEPMPVEQLVQSLCDTKQGYTQFGGLRPFGVSFLFAGWDKNYGFQLYMSDPSGNYGGWKAAAIGANNQAAQSILKQDYKDDITREEAVQLALKVLSKTMDSTSLTSEKLELAEVFLSNGKVKYQACSPETLNAMLVRSGLTQPAAEE, from the coding sequence ATGTCACGAAGGTATGACAGCCGTACAACAATCTTCTCCCCTGAAGGTCGTCTCTATCAGGTTGAGTATGCAATGGAGGCTATTGGAAATGCAGGTAGTGCTATAGGCATCTTGTCCAAGGATGGGGTGGTTCTGGTAGGTGAAAAGAAAGTAACATCTAAGCTGCTTCAGACCTCAACATCAAGTGAGAAGATGTACAAGATTGATGATCATGTGGCGTGTGCCGTAGCTGGAATCATGTCTGATGCCAACATACTGATCAACACGGCCAGGGTCCAGGCTCAGCGCTATACGTTCGCTTATCAAGAACCCATGCCAGTTGAACAACTTGTTCAGTCACTCTGTGACACCAAGCAAGGTTACACACAGTTTGGTGGACTTCGCCCTTTTGGTGTTTCATTTCTCTTTGCAGGTTGGGATAAAAATTACGGCTTCCAACTCTACATGAGCGACCCAAGTGGAAATTATGGTGGTTGGAAAGCTGCAGCAATTGGAGCAAACAACCAGGCTGCTCAGTCTATACTTAAGCAGGATTACAAGGATGATATCACGAGGGAAGAGGCCGTTCAACTCGCGCTTAAAGTGCTTAGTAAGACGATGGACAGCACTAGTCTCACTTCAGAGAAACTTGAACTTGCTGAGGTATTTCTCTCTAATGGGAAAGTCAAGTATCAAGCATGCTCACCTGAAACTCTGAATGCAATGTTGGTGCGGTCTGGACTGACCCAACCTGCTGCAGAAGAATAG
- the LOC138885473 gene encoding uncharacterized protein: MDQKACDLSFMVGKNILLKVSSMKGIMRFEKKGKLSPRFIGPFEVLRCVGEVTYELALPPSLLAVHTVFHVSMLQKYRSHVLDYNTVQPDESMGYEEEPIAIVDKQVHQLRSKKISAVKVQWRGQPVEEAT, from the coding sequence ATGGATCAGAAGGCatgtgatttatcatttatggtgggcaAGAAtattctcttgaaagtctcgtcgatgaagggaatcatgaggttcgagaagaagggcaagttgagcccaaggtttataggtccatttgaggtgttgaggtgTGTTGGAGAGgttacttatgagcttgctttgcctcctAGTCTATTGGCAGTTCATACGGttttccatgtgtctatgctccaaaAGTACAGGTCGCATGTGTTAGACTACAACACGGTTCAGCCAGATGAGAGcatgggttatgaggaggagccaattgCCATTGTTGACAAACAGGTTCACCAGTTGAGGTCTAAGAAGATTTctgcggtaaaggttcagtggaggggtcaaccagtcgaggaggcgacttga